Proteins encoded within one genomic window of Hirundo rustica isolate bHirRus1 chromosome 39, bHirRus1.pri.v3, whole genome shotgun sequence:
- the LOC120748265 gene encoding LOW QUALITY PROTEIN: MAP/microtubule affinity-regulating kinase 4-like (The sequence of the model RefSeq protein was modified relative to this genomic sequence to represent the inferred CDS: inserted 3 bases in 2 codons; deleted 2 bases in 1 codon) has product MSSRSALAAGNERNADTFEEGSHLPAVIRGGVSPPRCNSGRGLTSPLPAAGGPGGQRPPREGRGGWSGRGGPEPPGAGNSLGAEEPPHVGNYRLLRTIGKGNFAKVKLARHVLTGREVAIKIIDKTQLNPTSLQKLFREVRIMKGLNHPNIVKLFEVIETEKTLYLVMEYASAGEVFDYLVSHGRMKEKEAAGAKFRQVGTRGTDRLGVHYCHQKNIVHRDLKAENLLLDADANIKIADFGFSNEFSRGSKLDTFCGSPPYAAPELFQGKKYDGPEVDIWSLGVILYTLVSGSLPFDGHNLKELRERVLRGKYRXPFYMSTDCENILRRFLVLNPAKRCTLEQIMKDKWINIGYEGDELTPYTEPQEDFGDTKRIEVMVGMGYTRDEIKEALSTHKYNEVTATYLLLGRRGEPEGGSALSLSRLRAPAEAPNGATKSGTSGTHGKGQRGGRXHHRQRRHSDFCGPAPAPAPPKRSPTSAGAAELREGGVASREGGVASRRGRGSGGGGGGGPGAPPSSPLVSSAHNPNKAEIPERHPDSAPHVPPSVMGRRNTYVCSERPGGERHLLLPNGKDSLPSRPPPSPSSHSLGGAHLGGAHLGGAHLHLPRRRGRGGRGPPRGGRGLGSPSPFSPPPPPAPAAASPRPRPTATLLSKITSKLTRRVSLDPSRRQSSNRCVSATPGPGAAKIRSQTNLRESGDLRSQVAIYLGIKRKPPPGCSEGGGL; this is encoded by the exons ATGTCCTCGCGCTCCGCCCTGGCGGCGGGGAACGAGCGCAACGCCGACACG TTTGAGGAGGGGTCTCACCTCCCCGCTGTGATTCGGGGAGGGGTCTCTCCTCCCCGCTGTAATTCGGGGAGGGGTCTcacctcccctctcccagcagctggcGGGCCCGGGGGGCAGCGGCCGCCCCGAGAAGGGCGGGGGGGGTGGTCGGGGCGCGGGGGGCCGGAGCCCCCCGGGGCCGGAAACTCGCTGGGGGCCGAGGAGCCCCCGCACGTGGGCAACTACCGGCTGCTGCGGACCATCGGCAAGGGCAACTTCGCCAAGGTCAAGCTGGCCCGGCACGTGCTGACCGGCAGAGAG GTTGCCATCAAAATCATCGACAAGACGCAGCTGAACCCCACCAGCCTGCAGAag CTCTTCCGGGAGGTTCGGATCATGAAGGGGCTGAACCACCCCAACATCG tgaAGCTGTTTGAGGTGATCGAGACGGAGAAGACGCTGTACCTGGTGATGGAGTACGCCAGCGCAG gtgAGGTGTTTGATTACCTGGTGTCCCACGGGAGGATGAAGGAGAAGGAGGCGGCGGGGGCCAAGTTCAGACaggtggggacacgggggacag ATCGTCTCGGCGTGCACTACTGCCACCAGAAGAACATCGTGCACAGGGACCTCAAG GCCGAGAACCTGCTGCTGGACGCCGACGCCAACATCAAGATCGCGGATTTCGGGTTCAGCAACGAGTTCTCGCGCGGCTCCAAGCTGGACACCTTCTGCGGCTCCCCGCCCTACGCCGCGCCCGAGCTCTTCCAGGGCAAGAAGTACGACGGGCCCGAGGTGGACATCTGGAGCCTGGGGGTCATCCTCTACACGCTGGTCAGCGGGTCGCTGCCCTTCGACGGCCACAACCTCAAG GAGCTGCGGGAGCGCGTGCTGCGGGGGAAGTACC GTCCCTTCTACATGTCCACGGACTGCGAGAACATCCTGCGGCGCTTCCTGGTGCTGAACCCCGCCAAGCGCTGCACCCTGGAG CAAATCATGAAGGACAAGTGGATCAACATCGGCTACGAGGGGGACGAGCTGACGCCGTACACGGAGCCCCAGGAGGACTTCGGGGACACCAAGCGCATCG AGGTGATGGTGGGCATGGGCTACACGAGGGACGAGATCAAGGAGGCGCTGAGCACGCACAAGTACAACGAGGTGACGGCCACGTACCTGCTGCTGGGCCGCCGGGGAGAG CCCGAGGGTGGcagtgccctgtccctgtcacgCCTGCGCGCCCCGGCCGAGGCGCCCAACGGTGCCACCAAGTCGGGGACATCGGGGACCCACGGGAAGGGACAGCGCGGGGGGCG CCACCACCGGCAGCGACGGCACAGCGACTTCT GtggccccgcgcccgcccccgcgccccccAAGCGCAGCCCCACCAGCGCGGGCGCCGCGGAGCTGCGGGAAGGGGGCGTGGCCTCGCGGGAGGGGGGCGTGGCCTCgcgcaggggcaggggcagcggcggggggggcggggggggcccgggc gcccccccctccagccccctggTGAGCTCCGCCCACAACCCCAACAAGGCCGAGATCCCCGAGCGGCACCCGGACAGCGCC ccccacgtGCCCCCCAGCGTGATGGGCCGCAGGAACACCTACGTGTGCTCGGAGCGCCCGGGCGGGGAGCggcacctgctgctgcccaacGGCAAGGACAG cctGCCGTCCCGCCCGCCGCCGTCCCCGTCCAGCCACTCTCTGGGCGGGGCTCACCTGGGCGGGGCTCACCTGGGCGGGGCTCACCTG CACCTTCCACGGCGGCGGGggaggggcgggcgggggccgccGCGGGGGGGGCGGGGCCTCGGGAGCCCCTCCCCCTTCtcgcccccccctccccccgcaCCTGCGGCCGcctccccccggccccgccccacGGCCACGCTGCTCAGCAAGATCACCTCCAAGCTGACGCGCAG GGTGTCCCTTGACCCCTCGCGCCGCCAGAGCTCCAATCGCTGCGTCTCGGCCACAcccggccccggcgccgccAAGATCC GGTCGCAGACGAACCTGCGGGAATCGGGGGACCTGCGCTCGCAAG tCGCCATCTACCTGGGCATCAAGCGGAAGCCGCCCCCCGGCTGCTCCGAGGGGGGGGGGCTGTGA